The region TAAACGGCGTCGTCGGTTTATTATCAGGTCGAATACAAAGTGCAGCTAGAAGTCCAAGACTACCAGCAGCGATAATCCTAAATCCGGCTTGGATGGTGATTGGTTTTTTCATAGCGGTTGGCGGCAGTGTTTGTAAGGTTTGAAAACTATGCACACTTACTACTGCTTTTGTTTCCGGGTAGCAGGGCAGTGGGTTGTGTGTAGGGACTAAGTTTATTGGATGCCTTTGGTAATTCAGGTAAGGCACTTCGAAAGTTGGCATCCCAGATGGAATTTAGCACCTCCTCTTTAGTTAAAGCTTGATTTTCAAACCGAGTAGGTGGGTGCTCTTTATTTAGGATTATGTACTTCTGGAGAGCTTCGCTTGGGATTAAAGACGCTCGGTGATGTAGGTGGAGAGCAACTTGATCTGTAAACTTGTCTATTACCTCTGACTGAGTTTGGATCAACTCGTTTGCTTGCTCGATGTATCCCCCTATTGTTTGCCCTATGGCATTACTTAATAGAGCAAGACCGGAATTTGGTCCAGAAGAATCTTCAAAAACATTAGGGTCAGCTTTTTCCGAATTTGCTTTCCCTAACCCTTGGATATAATCTAAGGTTTCTCTGATGGTGCTAAACGCTTCTGTATTTTTCACAGATATCACATTACGAATAGTATCAATGTCTGCCTGCTTAAAATTACTTTTGTTGCCTACAATCAACAGGATGTCTTCTTCACTTACTCCTGTTATTTCAGCAACTTGACTAACAGCGTACATCTGCGGTCCTCTCATATTTCTCTCAATTGGTAAAGTAGCTGCGGCTTCATTCAGCATAATCTGTATTGCCGCAGAAATGCAATCCTGTAGTGTCTTTTTTGAGGCAATAATGTTATATGTTGGAAGTCACTGCGAAAACGAGAACCAATATACCTGTATGGAAGACGTGTTAGAGTTGCTGAATTCTGCAGAAAGATCTGCGGTTATTAAACATTTAGATACTAGGTTTTATATCAAACCAGATAGGATGACTCATCTCAATTTAATAAAGTGGGCTTACATTAAAGGTAGATCTAAAAGTGAACGGGCTGAACACACGATCGAAAGTGGTTTGCACCATGTATTCGGTGATGTTTTGCAAGAAGAGATAGAAACTTTCAGTAAAGTGTCCGGGTTAGATGAGACTTCATTAATGCAGCAGGCTCTCCTTAAACACCTTACTGGAGTAAAAGAATTTGATAGCTGGGAGCTGGATACACAAACGAATTTATATATCCGAAAAAAATGAAAATAAGAAAGGGCACTTAGTAAGTGCCCTTTCTTATTTGTTAGAAAAATCTAAGTCAAATCTGCCTCATCTATACATTTGTCATCTTCGTCGTACCACTCAATCCATTCGTACTCTTGCTTATCTTCGTTGAACTCGTAAAGTTCTAATCCACCAGCATTTGCTGCAATAAATTCATCTCCTAACGCAAGGTCATACATCGCCAAAATATTAAGGATTATTTTCGCTTGCTGAGGACTCTCTACATAAAAGTGAAAACCTTTAGCAGGGGGATTGGGTATCCGCCACACTCTTAATTTTCCTATAAGTACTTTTTCAGACTCTTCTTCTTCTCCAAACCCATCATAAATCGTAGAGACTAAATAATCATCATACATAGTTAGGAGAACTTCACCCATTATTTTCTCTTCATTAGAGTTTATAGGGTGTGAAAAAAGAATTTCAGGTTTTAGTTTTGATTTGTGGACAATTTTCATCAGGTTTTGTGAACGATAACAATCATTGAAAACGTTCCGTTAAGGAACTAATTTTGAAAGGCTGACAGCTATAGCTGGATACTACACAATAACTGCCTTATGTTTCTCACAAATGGAGTAGACACATTCCTCTCCACGATCTCTTAGGGAGGTAATTGCGTTAATCACTAAAGTTAAAGTATCCTGCTTAGCCATTAAACGCTCCACAGAGTTCAAGATTTTACTACTGATACCAAAGTTTCCGGGTCTAACTGAAAAGTCTCCCCTATACTATTCACAACACCTGCTTCGGTCAACTCGAAAACGTCTTGGATTGATGTTAGCTCTAAGTCGCCTCCAACTTTACCAATAACCTGAGGTGTCATAAACTGTTCGCCAATCTTTACTAATTTGAGTGGTTTTAGACCAAACCCGGCGGCAGGTTTATGTCCACCTCCACCAAATCTCTTAGCGATTCTGTTGGCGCGAACCGTACCATTTGTACGAATGCTAAACCCATAGCTGTTATCTGGGTAAGTTTTCCAGGTGACTGCAACAGGAGCATCCAAAGTCTCTAACAGGTAGTGTCCTACATGAGAGTGATAGATAGAAGCATAAACATAGGGATACTGCACTCCATCAATGGTGATTGTGTGGATTTCTCTACACATATCTTTTACAGCAGCACGTTGCTTTTCAATCGCGGGTTTACCAAGTTGAATTAACCTTTCGATTCCATCTGGATCTTTTATTAACTCTTCGAAGCATCGGACTGCAAGCATTGGATCTTTTTGGTTTAATACTCTTTGCTCCAAGCTATTTGTATTAATCCCAACATAAGTCTGGTACCAAAGGTCATACTGCCCTGCGTTTACTTCCTCTGAGAAAGGCATTCTCCAAACCCAGCGATCGCGATCATCTACATACTGAATAAGTTCTGGTGGTGTTGTCCAGTGGAATTCTTTCCACGCAAGATAAGCACCGGACCGTCTCATGTCTACATTAATAGATAGAAGGCTATCTTTTTGGCGATAAGTATAACTCAACGCCTCAAGTCCGTTCTGGTCTATCCAGTCTTCTACACAAGCAGTTAACTCAGCAGTAACAGGTTGATTTTTAATTTTTGTAGTTAACAAGTCATACAACGGGAAGAAAGAATCATCATCTTTAACGATGACCTTGTTCAATGACATTTCAGTGAAATTCAGTTTTGCTGCCAGGATTATCGCTTCTACTAAGGCTGACTCGTGATGGTCGATTACGGTAACCGAGCTGCCCTGACTCAACAATTCTAAATACTCATCGCCAGGGCGTGACATGTCCAGAAAATACACCTGTGCACCTGGGTTAATAGGTGGAAGTGGTTCTTGGTAATTAATAAGGTGGTATTCTGCTCTGTCTTCAAAATATCGATAGGCTGCATAGATGCTGGCGGCACCATCTGGGCAGTCAAAGTGGCTAAGAACTACTGTCTTCTGTGGTTGTGACATTTTGTTGTTTCAGATAATGGGACGCCCAAACTGCTAGCTGAATACGGTTCATGTCAGTTTTATTAAATATGGTGTTAATGTGACTTTTAACTGTGTGAACACCCACATAAAGCTTGGAAGCTATGTCCTTGTTGGACAGTCCTTCCATTACAAGCTCTAAAATCTCTAGTTCTCGCTTGGTTAACGCAACTTTAAGGTCGGTTTTCATTTTTCAGTTTTGTTAAGGTCAAGCTCCGCGCAAACTGAGGGCGAAGGTAACATACGCCAGCCCTGCTTTAATAAGGCTTGCATTGTGGCAAATCCTTTTGACCCGTTTGGAACTGGATGGTCAGAAACAGAAAATTGTCTAAAGGAGGTGTATGGTTTCCACCCTTCAACTGCGTCTGTGCGAAGGTGCAAAATCTTTGTACCATTCCCACCAGATGGGTCTAGCCAGCACATTTCTTTCAGCATACTAAATTCCTATAAGTTATTAAAACACATTTTGCCAAAACAAAAGCCAGATGTCCTCCGTATTGGTGGCACCTGGCTTACTTCTAGAGAGTGAACCTAAGTCTATTCTGACAGGTCCGAAGCTGGTTTGTCTTGTTCAGTGGGTACTAAAGGCATTTGTTGAGCCAGCATTTTTTCTTGATGTTTCTTCGAAATACCTGAAACAAGATACTGCACCTCTTTTTTCTTGTCTTTGGGGACAACAGTTAACGTGTAGTCCCCAGCTGGGAGGCTAACCTCTTTAATCTCAGAGAACGTCATAATTCCCTCAGACATCTTGGATTTGTGCGAATGTTTGCCATCAGCACTAACTAATTTAAGGTCCGGCATCAAGTCCGGGTCAGCAGTGATCGCGGCAAAACTATAAACATCCTCTTGCCCAACGTGGAACTTGTACGTTTGTGGACTATTAGATAGGATTGCCCGGTAGTTAAAGAAGTTTTTTACTTCGCCAACTTTGAAATCGTGGTTCTCGAATTGTTCGGAAACCTCTAAGGTGTACTTAGCTGTGTCAGACCCTTCACCTAAATCCACTTCAACGTAATAAGTACCTGGTTTTAGTAAGGTGACGCCCTCTGGAGATGATGCATAGGCGAACTCTTGATAATTAAGGTATTCGCTGGCAACCCCGTCGTTTTTACTAGCTACTTGGTCAATTCCAAAAAGTGTGATTGCTTGGTGGTCAGAGTTTTTTAGTACGAGGTCGGCATTACCTGTTAGGTTTGTTAGGGAGATTGCGAGGTTGCCTGTGCTTGGAAGCTTAACAGAATATTCAAGCGAGGAGTGGTTTTTGGTGAGTTCTGCTTGAATAGGTTGATTAAAGGTGATAGTTGGTGTGGTTAGCATGAGTTTTAGTTTTAG is a window of Leptolyngbyaceae cyanobacterium JSC-12 DNA encoding:
- a CDS encoding hypothetical protein (IMG reference gene:2510094240); the protein is MLKEMCWLDPSGGNGTKILHLRTDAVEGWKPYTSFRQFSVSDHPVPNGSKGFATMQALLKQGWRMLPSPSVCAELDLNKTEK
- a CDS encoding hypothetical protein (IMG reference gene:2510094235), which encodes MLYVGSHCENENQYTCMEDVLELLNSAERSAVIKHLDTRFYIKPDRMTHLNLIKWAYIKGRSKSERAEHTIESGLHHVFGDVLQEEIETFSKVSGLDETSLMQQALLKHLTGVKEFDSWELDTQTNLYIRKK
- a CDS encoding exopolyphosphatase-like enzyme (IMG reference gene:2510094238~PFAM: DHHA1 domain); the encoded protein is MSQPQKTVVLSHFDCPDGAASIYAAYRYFEDRAEYHLINYQEPLPPINPGAQVYFLDMSRPGDEYLELLSQGSSVTVIDHHESALVEAIILAAKLNFTEMSLNKVIVKDDDSFFPLYDLLTTKIKNQPVTAELTACVEDWIDQNGLEALSYTYRQKDSLLSINVDMRRSGAYLAWKEFHWTTPPELIQYVDDRDRWVWRMPFSEEVNAGQYDLWYQTYVGINTNSLEQRVLNQKDPMLAVRCFEELIKDPDGIERLIQLGKPAIEKQRAAVKDMCREIHTITIDGVQYPYVYASIYHSHVGHYLLETLDAPVAVTWKTYPDNSYGFSIRTNGTVRANRIAKRFGGGGHKPAAGFGLKPLKLVKIGEQFMTPQVIGKVGGDLELTSIQDVFELTEAGVVNSIGETFQLDPETLVSVVKS
- a CDS encoding response regulator containing a CheY-like receiver domain and an HTH DNA-binding domain (IMG reference gene:2510094239~PFAM: Bacterial regulatory proteins, luxR family) yields the protein MKTDLKVALTKRELEILELVMEGLSNKDIASKLYVGVHTVKSHINTIFNKTDMNRIQLAVWASHYLKQQNVTTTEDSSS
- a CDS encoding hypothetical protein (IMG reference gene:2510094236), which codes for MGEVLLTMYDDYLVSTIYDGFGEEEESEKVLIGKLRVWRIPNPPAKGFHFYVESPQQAKIILNILAMYDLALGDEFIAANAGGLELYEFNEDKQEYEWIEWYDEDDKCIDEADLT
- a CDS encoding pre-peptidase C family protein (IMG reference gene:2510094241~PFAM: Bacterial pre-peptidase C-terminal domain); translated protein: MLTTPTITFNQPIQAELTKNHSSLEYSVKLPSTGNLAISLTNLTGNADLVLKNSDHQAITLFGIDQVASKNDGVASEYLNYQEFAYASSPEGVTLLKPGTYYVEVDLGEGSDTAKYTLEVSEQFENHDFKVGEVKNFFNYRAILSNSPQTYKFHVGQEDVYSFAAITADPDLMPDLKLVSADGKHSHKSKMSEGIMTFSEIKEVSLPAGDYTLTVVPKDKKKEVQYLVSGISKKHQEKMLAQQMPLVPTEQDKPASDLSE
- a CDS encoding hypothetical protein (IMG reference gene:2510094237), which gives rise to MAKQDTLTLVINAITSLRDRGEECVYSICEKHKAVIV
- a CDS encoding hypothetical protein (IMG reference gene:2510094234); translation: MLNEAAATLPIERNMRGPQMYAVSQVAEITGVSEEDILLIVGNKSNFKQADIDTIRNVISVKNTEAFSTIRETLDYIQGLGKANSEKADPNVFEDSSGPNSGLALLSNAIGQTIGGYIEQANELIQTQSEVIDKFTDQVALHLHHRASLIPSEALQKYIILNKEHPPTRFENQALTKEEVLNSIWDANFRSALPELPKASNKLSPYTQPTALLPGNKSSSKCA